One window of Schistocerca cancellata isolate TAMUIC-IGC-003103 chromosome 9, iqSchCanc2.1, whole genome shotgun sequence genomic DNA carries:
- the LOC126100370 gene encoding macrophage migration inhibitory factor homolog yields the protein MPHLSLQTNVPKSKISQDFLKETTKVIANTLSKPDSYCVVSVEADLPMAWGGSTDPCGVATLMSIGQLGTEANKKHSAAISSHLEKHLGIPKNRLYINFIDAKPADVGHDGTTFHAIFGGK from the exons ATGCCGCACCTCAGTTTACAAACTAACGTTCCTAAAAGCAAGATATCACAAGACTTCTTGAAAGAAACGACTAAAGTTATTGCCAACACACTTTCAAAACCGGACAGC TATTGCGTCGTGTCAGTGGAAGCTGATTTGCCGATGGCATGGGGAGGTTCAACTGACCCTTGTGGAGTTGCCACATTAATGAGTATCGGTCAGCTCGGAACCGAAGCAAATAAAAAGCATTCAGCTGCAATATCCAGTCATTTAGAAAAACATCTTGGTATCCCAAAAAACAG GTTGTACATCAATTTCATAGATGCAAAACCCGCTGATGTTGGCCACGATGGAACTACATTCCATGCCATATTTGGTGGAAAGTGA